One stretch of Skermanella mucosa DNA includes these proteins:
- a CDS encoding RNA-guided endonuclease InsQ/TnpB family protein, with translation MIRLKAYRYRVYPTVEQEALFRQTAGACRFAYNLCLEQRKLEYHRSHPRRLTAYDQIAELPALKAEAPWLRVVPNHPLQQAIIDLDKAFKNFFEGRAGCPQFRRRGDRDSFRYPDPKQFKPEADRIFLPKAGWVAWVRHRPIEGRMRTATVSREADCWYVAIQCEIEMPEPMANLGPAVGVDMGVAKPMVLSTGQVIQLPRTTDRERHKLATLQRKVARKTKGSRNQAGARLAVARFQARLARRRKDAAHKATTAIAKNHGVIVVEDLKVRNMTASAAGTIGQPGSNVRAKSGLNRSMLDVAPHQIRLMLEYKAAWYGGELRTTPAPNTSRECSVCGCIHADNRRSQAEFLCVACGHHENADFNASKVIKARGLRVSACGSSRAAGRKQERCVVRRGSSALQGRE, from the coding sequence ATGATCAGGCTCAAGGCATACCGCTATCGCGTGTATCCGACCGTCGAGCAGGAGGCCCTGTTCAGGCAGACAGCGGGGGCGTGCCGGTTTGCCTACAACCTGTGTCTCGAGCAGCGGAAACTGGAGTATCACCGCAGCCATCCGCGCAGGCTGACCGCGTACGATCAGATCGCTGAACTGCCGGCGCTGAAGGCCGAGGCGCCCTGGCTGCGTGTGGTGCCGAACCATCCGTTGCAGCAGGCCATCATCGATCTCGACAAGGCTTTCAAGAACTTCTTCGAAGGCCGCGCCGGTTGTCCGCAGTTTCGCAGACGGGGAGATCGCGATAGTTTCCGGTATCCCGACCCCAAACAGTTCAAGCCTGAAGCTGACCGCATCTTCCTGCCCAAGGCTGGATGGGTCGCCTGGGTCCGGCATCGTCCGATCGAGGGCAGGATGAGGACGGCGACGGTCAGCCGCGAAGCCGATTGCTGGTATGTCGCCATCCAGTGCGAGATCGAGATGCCGGAGCCGATGGCGAACCTGGGGCCGGCGGTCGGGGTAGACATGGGCGTCGCGAAGCCGATGGTGCTGTCCACGGGGCAGGTGATCCAGCTTCCGCGAACCACGGACAGGGAAAGGCATAAGCTGGCGACGCTTCAGCGCAAGGTCGCCAGGAAGACGAAGGGGTCGAGAAATCAGGCCGGGGCGCGTCTTGCCGTCGCCCGGTTCCAGGCCCGTCTCGCGCGGCGGCGGAAGGATGCCGCGCACAAGGCGACGACAGCGATAGCCAAGAACCACGGCGTCATTGTCGTTGAGGACCTGAAGGTGCGGAACATGACGGCGAGTGCGGCCGGAACGATCGGGCAGCCGGGGTCCAACGTGCGGGCCAAGTCCGGGCTGAACAGGTCGATGCTGGACGTGGCGCCCCATCAGATCAGGCTGATGCTGGAGTACAAGGCCGCGTGGTACGGCGGAGAACTCAGGACCACGCCGGCGCCGAACACCAGCCGGGAATGCAGCGTCTGCGGCTGCATCCATGCCGACAATCGGCGTTCCCAGGCGGAGTTTCTGTGTGTCGCTTGCGGTCACCACGAAAACGCCGATTTCAACGCGTCGAAGGTTATCAAGGCCCGAGGACTTCGGGTGTCGGCCTGTGGATCGAGCCGGGCTGCCGGACGGAAACAGGAACGCTGCGTTGTGAGGCGCGGAAGCTCGGCCCTTCAGGGCCGAGAGTAG
- a CDS encoding histidine phosphatase family protein, with protein sequence MTGKSLVERLRRGGLTLFFRHADTSGMPCDRSYEIGDRPGQRNLSAAGRAQAERIGQALRDLGIPIADPVLAGPVFRARDTAEIVFGSAAVEITDRLLADDYAGSRLDWVLSEHRRLFSAPVAPGTNRVLVGHRTPAIMVLGSAVAGEAFPEGSAIILEPGGGGAGILGILMLAPPVGTGFHAC encoded by the coding sequence GTGACCGGGAAATCCCTGGTCGAACGACTGCGCCGCGGCGGGCTGACCCTGTTCTTCCGGCACGCCGACACCAGCGGCATGCCCTGCGACAGGTCCTACGAGATCGGAGACCGCCCGGGCCAGCGCAATCTCTCGGCGGCGGGCCGGGCCCAGGCCGAACGGATCGGGCAGGCCCTGCGGGACCTCGGTATCCCGATAGCTGATCCCGTTCTTGCCGGGCCGGTATTCCGGGCCCGCGACACGGCCGAGATCGTCTTCGGGAGCGCGGCCGTCGAGATCACCGACCGCCTGCTTGCGGACGATTATGCCGGATCACGCCTCGACTGGGTTCTCTCGGAGCATCGGCGGCTGTTCTCCGCGCCGGTGGCTCCGGGAACGAACCGCGTGCTGGTCGGGCATCGGACACCTGCCATCATGGTGCTTGGCAGCGCCGTCGCCGGGGAGGCTTTCCCGGAGGGATCCGCGATCATCCTGGAACCGGGCGGCGGCGGAGCCGGTATTCTCGGCATCCTGATGCTGGCGCCGCCCGTCGGAACCGGTTTTCACGCCTGCTGA
- a CDS encoding Na/Pi cotransporter family protein, with the protein MQVDIFTQIIVPVIGGLGIFMLGLEFMSNGIQAVAANRMRALLAKLAGTPLKGVFAGTIITGVIQSSTAMTVMVVGMVNAGVVGLRPAISVIMGANIGTTLGNGLIALPLGPLGLLLAGFFALVYIFSKSDRTKNIALACIGFSLIFYGLNLMTGGLKPLRAMPEVMSAISSLRADDFTGLLTCVGTAALVTAMIHSSSATIGIVMGLGASGVLDWQTAVAFSLGADLGTTITSWIASLNLSKNAKRAAYAHISFNIIGVMVTIPLFFLSMDVLRFAMQWFGGDPGVPMMVNGRETYPLVPVAIGLYSTFFNVFNTLLLFPFVGVFERVLSRIGHDASEDIEDYSLPKYLAANLRGDIVQGVPALRKEIERHLQAGTLYLDIARGMPDAAKDPQVHHANLGNLSRDIGVFASSLLTPGQPYGQADLVASLIEEADFAESLGETLHQIAQRVKREEFSPSGREVVNGILDQVSDAMGIVLPGSARSATAVAADQRISGLAELRRKCLKLDELAPTERASLLAILGSAERAFLLIERIDGERRSVDREMVIEHQADVVPGLEPRPATA; encoded by the coding sequence ATGCAGGTCGATATCTTCACCCAGATCATCGTTCCCGTGATCGGTGGCCTGGGCATCTTCATGCTCGGCCTCGAGTTCATGTCGAACGGCATCCAGGCCGTTGCCGCCAACCGGATGCGCGCGCTGCTCGCCAAGCTGGCGGGGACTCCGCTCAAAGGCGTCTTCGCCGGCACCATCATCACCGGCGTGATCCAATCCTCGACGGCGATGACGGTCATGGTCGTCGGCATGGTCAATGCCGGCGTCGTCGGCTTGCGCCCGGCGATCAGCGTGATCATGGGAGCGAACATCGGGACGACGCTGGGGAACGGCCTGATCGCCCTGCCCCTCGGCCCGCTGGGCCTGCTGCTGGCCGGCTTCTTCGCCCTCGTCTACATCTTCTCGAAGTCTGACAGGACGAAGAACATCGCCCTGGCCTGCATAGGGTTCTCCCTGATCTTCTACGGCCTCAACCTGATGACCGGGGGCCTGAAGCCGCTCCGCGCCATGCCGGAGGTGATGTCGGCGATCTCCTCGCTGCGGGCGGACGATTTCACCGGCCTTCTGACCTGCGTCGGAACGGCGGCGCTGGTCACCGCGATGATCCATTCCTCCTCGGCGACCATCGGCATCGTGATGGGCCTCGGAGCGTCCGGTGTCCTCGACTGGCAGACCGCCGTGGCCTTCTCGCTCGGCGCCGACCTGGGAACGACCATCACCTCCTGGATAGCGTCGTTGAACCTGTCCAAGAACGCCAAGCGCGCCGCATATGCCCACATATCGTTCAACATCATCGGCGTCATGGTGACCATCCCGCTGTTCTTCCTCTCCATGGACGTGCTGCGTTTCGCCATGCAGTGGTTCGGCGGCGATCCCGGAGTCCCGATGATGGTGAACGGCAGGGAAACCTACCCGCTGGTGCCGGTCGCGATCGGCTTGTATTCGACCTTCTTCAACGTTTTCAACACGTTGCTGTTGTTCCCCTTCGTCGGAGTGTTCGAGCGGGTGCTCAGCCGCATCGGCCATGACGCGTCCGAGGACATCGAGGATTATTCCCTGCCGAAGTACCTTGCCGCCAACCTGCGGGGTGACATCGTCCAAGGCGTTCCCGCGCTGCGCAAGGAGATCGAGCGGCATCTCCAGGCAGGCACCCTCTACCTGGACATCGCCCGGGGCATGCCGGACGCCGCGAAGGATCCCCAGGTCCATCATGCGAATCTCGGGAATCTGAGCCGGGACATCGGCGTGTTCGCATCCTCCCTTCTGACGCCGGGCCAGCCCTACGGGCAGGCCGATCTGGTCGCAAGCCTGATCGAGGAGGCCGATTTCGCCGAAAGCCTGGGTGAAACCCTTCATCAGATTGCCCAGCGGGTCAAGCGCGAGGAGTTCTCGCCGTCGGGCCGGGAGGTGGTGAACGGCATCCTCGACCAGGTTTCCGACGCCATGGGGATCGTGCTGCCGGGCTCGGCCCGGAGCGCGACCGCCGTCGCCGCGGATCAGCGCATATCCGGGCTCGCGGAACTGCGCCGGAAATGCCTGAAACTGGATGAGCTGGCCCCGACGGAGAGAGCATCGCTGCTGGCGATCCTCGGGAGCGCCGAACGGGCGTTCCTGCTGATCGAGCGCATCGACGGCGAGCGGCGCTCGGTCGACCGCGAAATGGTGATCGAGCACCAGGCCGATGTCGTTCCGGGATTGGAGCCGAGACCGGCGACGGCTTGA
- the pstS gene encoding phosphate ABC transporter substrate-binding protein PstS has product MGRLLIAALFAFVSAASPTRAEPLTGAGSTFVFPLLSRWSQNFQASEESGGYVAPLPKRPAAPESGLGSLFGAMAGGIDYEPVGSLGGTMRVIARAVDFGASERPMPAEEVDRHGLMQFPITTGGVAVVFNLPGIESGALRLSGAVLADIYMGTVERWSHPALRALNPELTLPDAPIKVVHRSDGSGTTYIFAAYLAHASTDWRERVGVDTELKWPTGAGVRGSGGIVKAVAADPNTIGYVELGQALRVGLPSALVENRAGEFRAPSRRSIAAAVAGADWAGSRHFSLLLTETADAESYPIAATVYALMPREPRSGTDRTLRFFGGALAHWQQDAVDLDYVPLPDSLVGLIKSYWEASSK; this is encoded by the coding sequence ATGGGTCGCCTCCTCATCGCTGCCTTGTTCGCATTCGTATCCGCGGCCTCCCCGACCCGAGCCGAACCCTTGACCGGGGCAGGATCGACTTTCGTCTTTCCGCTGCTCAGCCGTTGGAGCCAGAACTTCCAGGCATCCGAGGAGAGCGGCGGCTATGTCGCCCCCCTGCCGAAGAGACCGGCCGCTCCGGAGAGCGGCCTGGGCTCGCTGTTCGGCGCCATGGCCGGCGGCATCGACTACGAGCCGGTCGGCTCACTGGGCGGCACCATGCGGGTCATCGCCCGGGCCGTGGATTTCGGCGCATCTGAAAGGCCCATGCCGGCCGAGGAGGTGGACCGGCACGGGCTCATGCAGTTCCCCATCACCACGGGCGGCGTCGCGGTCGTCTTCAATCTGCCAGGGATCGAAAGCGGTGCCTTGCGCCTCTCCGGGGCGGTGCTGGCCGACATCTACATGGGAACGGTCGAGAGATGGTCGCACCCGGCCCTGCGCGCGCTCAACCCGGAGCTCACGCTGCCGGACGCGCCGATCAAGGTCGTCCACCGGAGCGACGGATCCGGCACCACTTACATTTTCGCGGCATATCTCGCCCATGCCAGCACGGACTGGCGGGAGCGGGTCGGGGTCGATACCGAGCTGAAATGGCCGACCGGCGCCGGGGTCAGGGGCAGCGGCGGCATCGTCAAGGCCGTGGCGGCCGACCCGAACACCATCGGCTATGTCGAGCTCGGCCAAGCCTTGCGGGTCGGGCTGCCCTCGGCCCTGGTCGAGAACCGCGCGGGAGAGTTCAGGGCGCCATCGCGCCGGAGCATCGCCGCCGCCGTCGCCGGCGCGGACTGGGCGGGCTCGCGCCATTTCAGCCTTCTTCTCACCGAAACCGCCGACGCCGAGTCCTACCCGATCGCGGCCACCGTCTACGCTCTGATGCCCCGGGAACCCCGTTCCGGTACCGACCGCACCCTGCGCTTCTTCGGCGGAGCCTTGGCGCACTGGCAGCAGGATGCCGTCGATCTGGATTACGTGCCGCTGCCGGACTCCCTCGTCGGCCTGATCAAATCCTACTGGGAAGCCAGTTCCAAGTAA
- a CDS encoding nucleoside hydrolase-like domain-containing protein, with protein MALPRVFISTDLRLEAQEKDDVQSLVHALMYQDKMNIVGIAGTASKFNTQDGLVRDIDAVIDVYGKDLAELREHGSGFKSVEALKRVSHQGATDTAPPKGYSKPTDSSEAIVAEARKAAAAGEKLNVLTWGGEADIAQALHDAPGIARHVRLFSIDTQDIHAKKYLLDNFKGKLDMWVDNMTTFRGTYGTPESGSMIKGWHEANAKGHGALGDFFSKVSSNIFNKSGVKMGDSPTVLRFLDGDQDDPTKESWGGEFRKVSDGYYTDLHGQGFDRPGTQGARTVYENREEWLEDFAGRFDWLKDKGSIPLPRPEGDDVITVRASGDHYKGNPNFVVKVDGKTLDLTNRVTAVHDKDQWQTFTYKGDLDSPGIQEREVEIIFNNDAWNGRKGANGSDRNLYIDEVSFNGQVDVTDAVFKWNSTKSWLFEV; from the coding sequence ATGGCTTTGCCCAGAGTTTTCATCTCGACCGACCTGAGGCTCGAAGCGCAGGAGAAGGACGACGTCCAGTCGCTTGTCCACGCGCTGATGTACCAGGACAAGATGAACATCGTCGGCATCGCCGGAACGGCGTCCAAGTTCAACACCCAGGACGGTCTGGTCAGGGACATCGATGCCGTGATCGACGTCTACGGCAAGGACCTTGCCGAACTGCGCGAGCATGGCTCCGGCTTCAAATCCGTCGAGGCCCTGAAAAGGGTGAGCCATCAGGGCGCCACGGACACCGCGCCCCCCAAGGGATATTCCAAGCCGACGGACTCATCGGAGGCCATCGTCGCGGAAGCCAGGAAGGCCGCCGCCGCGGGCGAAAAGCTGAACGTGCTCACCTGGGGAGGGGAGGCCGACATCGCGCAGGCGCTGCACGATGCTCCCGGCATCGCCAGGCACGTCCGTCTGTTCAGCATCGACACCCAGGACATCCACGCCAAGAAGTACCTGCTGGACAACTTCAAGGGCAAGCTGGACATGTGGGTCGACAACATGACGACGTTCCGGGGCACCTACGGCACGCCGGAAAGCGGCTCCATGATCAAGGGCTGGCACGAGGCGAACGCCAAGGGCCACGGCGCCTTGGGGGACTTCTTCTCGAAGGTCTCGAGCAACATCTTCAACAAGTCCGGCGTCAAGATGGGGGATAGCCCGACCGTTCTCCGCTTCCTCGACGGGGACCAGGACGATCCGACCAAGGAAAGCTGGGGCGGGGAGTTCCGCAAGGTGTCCGACGGCTATTACACGGACCTTCATGGGCAGGGTTTCGACCGCCCCGGCACCCAAGGGGCCAGGACGGTCTACGAGAACCGCGAGGAGTGGCTCGAAGACTTCGCCGGGCGCTTCGATTGGCTGAAGGACAAGGGCTCGATCCCGCTCCCCCGTCCCGAAGGGGATGACGTGATCACCGTCAGGGCGTCGGGCGACCACTACAAGGGGAACCCGAATTTCGTCGTCAAGGTGGACGGGAAGACGCTGGATCTCACGAACCGGGTGACGGCCGTCCATGACAAGGACCAGTGGCAGACCTTCACTTACAAGGGCGACCTGGACTCCCCGGGAATCCAGGAGCGGGAGGTCGAGATCATCTTCAACAACGATGCCTGGAACGGAAGGAAGGGGGCCAATGGATCCGACCGGAACCTCTACATCGACGAGGTTTCGTTCAACGGCCAGGTCGACGTTACGGATGCCGTGTTCAAGTGGAACAGCACGAAGTCGTGGCTGTTCGAGGTCTGA